Part of the bacterium genome, CGGCCACGGAGGCGGTCAAGCAGGGCGGCACGCGCCGCGGAGCCAACATGGGCATCCTGCGCGTGGACCATCCCGACATCCTCGAGTTCATAGACGCCAAGCAGGACCTGGCCCAGCTCACCAACTTCAACATCTCGGTGTCCGTCACCGACGCCTTCATGGACGCCCTGGAGAAGGACGGGACTTACCCCCTCGTCACCCCCAAGGACGGCGAGGTGGTCCGCCACCTGCGGGCCCGGGAGGTTTTCGACAAAATCGTGCACAACGCCTGGGCCACCGGCGAGCCGGGCATCGTCTTCATAGACCGCATCAACGCCACCAACCCGCTCCTCGAGCTGGGCGAGATAGAGTCCACCAACCCCTGCGGTGAGCAGCCGCTTCTGCCCTACGAGTCGTGCAACCTGGGCAGTCTCAACCTGGGGCGGATGATGAAGCGCTCAGGCGATTCCCACGAGATTGACTGGGACAAGCTGGCCCGCACCGTCCACGACTCCGTGCATTTTCTGGACAACGTCATAGACCTGAACAGCTATCCCCTGGAGGAGATTTCACAACAGACGCGGGCCAACCGCAAGATCGGCCTGGGAGTGATGGGCTTCACCGACATGCTGGTCCGGCTGTGGGTCCCCTACGACTCGGCGGAGGCGGTGAAAATCGCCGGGGACGTAATGTCGTTCATCCAGGCCGAGGCTTGCAAGGCGAGCGAGAAGCTGGCCGAGACGCGCGGGCTTTTCCCGAACTACCCCCACTCGTCCTTCGCCCGCGAGAAGGGCCCCAAGCTGCGCAACGCCGCGCTGACCACCATCGCCCCCACCGGCTCCATTTCCATCATCGCAGGCTGCTCGTCGGGAATCGAGCCCTACTTCGCCCTGGCCTTCTACCGCCGGGTGCTCGACGACGACAAGCTCCCGGAGATCAATCCCCTCTTCCGGGAGGTGGCCGAGAAGCGGGGTTTCGCCTCGGATGACCTGTTCAAGAAGGTGGCGGAGCACGGCTCCGTGGCCGGCCTCAAGGACGTGCCCGAGGACGTCCGGCGCATCTTCGTCACCGCCCACGAGATAGAGCCCGCAGACCACATCCGCATCCAGGCCGCCTTCCAGAATCACGTGGATGCGGCCGTGTCGAAAACCATCAATTTCCCCACGAGCGCCACCGAGGCCCAGATAAAAGAGGCGTACCGGGTGGCCTACGACCTGGGGTGCAAGGGGATCACCGTTTACCGCGACGGCTCGCGCGACGCGCAGGTCCTCAACATCGGCCGGGAGGAGAAGAAGGTCGAGGAGAAGCTGCGTGAGCCGCGCCCGCGCCCCATGGTCACCCATGGCCAGACCATCAAGATGACCACCGGTTGCGGAACCCTCTACGTGACCATCAACGAGGACGCCGAGGGCCTGTGCGAGGTTTTCGCCCAGATGGGCAAGGCCGGCGGGTGCGAGGCCAGCCAGAGCGAGGCGGTGAGCCGCCTCATCTCCACCTCCATCCGCGCCGGCGTGGACGTGAACAAAATCGTGGACCAGCTCCGCGGCATCCGCTGCCCCACCCCCATCTGGCACGGCGGCGAGCAGATTCTCTCCTGCCCCGACGCCATCGCCCGGGCCATCCAGTACTACCTCGACCCCGAGAAGCACGGCTTCGGCGGACGCGCCGCCAAGCAGATGACCTTCGAGGCGATAGAGGGCAAGGTGCCGGAAGAACAAGGCGACGGGAACAACGGCGGCAAGCAGAAGGTGATGCTCCCGGTGAAGTCCGCCTGTCCCGACTGCCACGGCCAGCTCTACTTCGCCGAAGGGTGCCTGATTTGCCCGGCCTGCGGCTACTCGAAGTGCAGTTAACCCCCGTTCGGTGAGGTTTTCTCCGTATCGAGGCCGGCGGGCGCTGACCGCGGATACGATGCGTCGAGCTGTTTTGCTCTATTCCAAGGGGTAACGATGCACGAATATGGGGCTTACTGCGGGCTGGACTGCGACGCCTGCGAGGCGCGGCTGGCCCACGTGGACAACGACTTGGCCAAATTGGAAGAGCTGGCCCGCAAGGCCCGCGAGGAGTGGGGCATGGCCGACGCCACCGCCGAGGACACCCGCTGCGTCGGCTGTTACGGCGACCCGCCCGACCCGCTCATCGGGTACTGCCTCGAGTGCGGCATCCGGGCCTGCGCCCGGGGGAGGGGTGTTTCCACCTGCGCCGAGTGCCCCGACTACGCCTGCGAGCAACTCCGGGGTTTCATCGAAAAGTCCCCCGAGGCCAAGGGGAACCTGGAGGCCCGCCGAGCTGAGATGTAAACCGCCGCCCCGTTTCCCGTCTCTGTACCGAGTTGTAACCGTGAAGTCCGAAACAAGAAAGGCGGCCCGTGCCGCCTTTTTAATATCGCTTTAATTCAAACTTCATTGACTTCTTGGATGGGGGTACCTGTACCTGAAGGGATTGTAACCACATTGAATTCCCCACAGTTAGGGCAAGTGAAAGGACTTGTGTTAAAAGTGTTAACTGGGAATATAATTTTACACGCCGGACACCAAGCAGCTGCGTTATTTCCCAACGCCCAAATAGGAAATGACCTTCTATTTAACAGATTTTCCGGTATTTGCCTGTATGATTCTTGACCTACTGCGCCGTATTTGTATCTCATTCCCATCACCTCACCTTTCCTTTAGAGTTGAAAAAATCATTTTGTCCTGATAGAGTGCTAGGTAATTTAATGTATGTTTCTGTACAGCTATATTTTAGTATCTGTTTATGAAATCTAAGAATTTCAAACCAGATGTGTCAATTATATTTGTGTGGTATTTGTTTGTATCATATTTATACTTATCATCTTGAATGTTTTGTTGTTTTGTATAACCACCATATAAGAAGAAAATGTGTGTAGAGGTGATTATTGATTGAGCAATGTCGGATGGTAAGTCTGGTAATGCTTCTTTAATTAGTAAATATTGTGGACTATTAGGTGGATTGTGTTGTAAAAACCTATCATAAATGTCTTTCTGCACTGATATTTCTAAGAGAGTTAGATGTAAACTTGTTAGGCTATTAAGGCAATGTAAATAATAGTCAGCTAAATCTAATTCTATACGTTCTTTTTTTGATATATTTAAAATAGCATTTTTATAATTATTAATTTTGCTTGTATTCTTGGCGGTTGTGGCACTTATTAAAACGTCTTCGAAAAAACAGGTGTATTCATCGGTTCGAAGAAAATTATCATCTAATATATGCTTATTCGATAATTCATTCAAACCCGCTGCTATTTCGAATAGTAATCTTTTTAATACATCAAATCTCCTTTTAGTAATTCGATAGCTAATAATATTATCTATTGATGAACCAACTATTGGAAATGCCGTTATAAGTGGCTTAATAATAGATTCATATAGTTCTTCATGTGGTTTTGATAAATCTCTAAGGTAATCGTATAATTTATTATTTGCTTCTACCACAGAGTTTACTCCGGGCGGACCAGGTGCGGGGTGACGAATATCAACAGCTCGCGCACCTCGTCGGAATCCGACGTGCTCTTGAACAACAGGCCCAGTACCGGGATGCTGGATAACAGCGGCACCCCCTGCTCAATCGATTCGGTCTTGCGCCGCAGGAGGCCGCCGATGACGCCGGTCTCGCCGTTCTGCAGCAACAGTGTGGTGCTGGCCTCGGTGGTGTCCACCTGGAACTCGAGCCCCGGCGCCGGGGTGCGGGACATCTCCGAAATCTCCGGCCGGATGTCCAGGGTTATCTCGTTGACCGAGTTCACGTGGGGGGTGACCGAGAGCTTGATGCCCACGTCGTAGAGCTCGACGTAGGTGTTGCCGTTCTCGTCGAGTAGGTTGACGGGGATGCGGCTGCCGACGAGGATGCGGGCCTCCTGGTTGTCCAGGGTGGTGATGCGGGGGGCAGAGAGGATGTTGGTGTCGGTGTCGGCGGCGTTGGCCTGGAGGGTCGCCTGGAGTGTGGCGGCGTCGAGGGCCGTGCGGCCGGTGGCGGTGAGGGTGCCGGCGTTGGACGGGGTGTCTATGACCACCGAGTTGCCCCGGAGACCGAACTCCCAGTCTATGCCCAGCTCGGTGAGGGTGGTGATGCGCACGTCGAAAATTTTCGCCTCGATCATCACCTGGGCGGTGCGGGCGTCGAGCTGCTCGACCAGTCGGCGGATGCGGTCGCGGCGCTCCAGGGTGTCGGTGACGATGAGGGAGTTGGTCCGCGGCTCGACCTGAATCTGGCCCCGGTCCGAAATCATGGACTCGAAGCTGGCCTTGAGGCTGGCCGCCGTGGCGTAGCGCAGGGTGATTATCTCGGTGCCCACGGGCGAGGCGGCCTCGGCCTCGGCCATCTTCACCAGCTCCTCGGGGGTGTTGACCCGGATGATGGAGCCCTCGACGCGGTAGGAGAGGCCGTGGGCGGCCAGAATCACGCGCAGCGCCTCGTCCCAGGGCACGTCGCGCAGGGCGACGGTGACCTTGCCGGTGACGTTGGGCCCGGCCACGATGTTCATCCCCGTCTCGAAGGCCAGCATC contains:
- a CDS encoding vitamin B12-dependent ribonucleotide reductase, which encodes GRPVETPEELFHRVAGAIASADENYADLTHSVDTGATTARFYEMMANLEFLPNSPTLMNAGRELGQLSACFVLPVGDSMEEIFDSIKHTALIHKSGGGTGFSFSRLRPKNSLVASTMGVASGPVSFMKVFNAATEAVKQGGTRRGANMGILRVDHPDILEFIDAKQDLAQLTNFNISVSVTDAFMDALEKDGTYPLVTPKDGEVVRHLRAREVFDKIVHNAWATGEPGIVFIDRINATNPLLELGEIESTNPCGEQPLLPYESCNLGSLNLGRMMKRSGDSHEIDWDKLARTVHDSVHFLDNVIDLNSYPLEEISQQTRANRKIGLGVMGFTDMLVRLWVPYDSAEAVKIAGDVMSFIQAEACKASEKLAETRGLFPNYPHSSFAREKGPKLRNAALTTIAPTGSISIIAGCSSGIEPYFALAFYRRVLDDDKLPEINPLFREVAEKRGFASDDLFKKVAEHGSVAGLKDVPEDVRRIFVTAHEIEPADHIRIQAAFQNHVDAAVSKTINFPTSATEAQIKEAYRVAYDLGCKGITVYRDGSRDAQVLNIGREEKKVEEKLREPRPRPMVTHGQTIKMTTGCGTLYVTINEDAEGLCEVFAQMGKAGGCEASQSEAVSRLISTSIRAGVDVNKIVDQLRGIRCPTPIWHGGEQILSCPDAIARAIQYYLDPEKHGFGGRAAKQMTFEAIEGKVPEEQGDGNNGGKQKVMLPVKSACPDCHGQLYFAEGCLICPACGYSKCS
- a CDS encoding DUF3795 domain-containing protein yields the protein MHEYGAYCGLDCDACEARLAHVDNDLAKLEELARKAREEWGMADATAEDTRCVGCYGDPPDPLIGYCLECGIRACARGRGVSTCAECPDYACEQLRGFIEKSPEAKGNLEARRAEM
- a CDS encoding secretin N-terminal domain-containing protein, with translation MRVRPPLLLIVFLSATIALAQAPRVSSVEFSTDAGGDEIVTITGDASLVYDVFSLEDPPRVIVDIKNSVHQCDPLVKVETGHNIQRIRSSQYSEIPSKIVRVVIDLTRFEPYYLTKEGNTIEVRFPAPPGGRPEERITAEIAAVGDIEVRELIGKTRIEITADAPLKFDFSKTVSPRTFVLDLIGARVDLDQPTLYLDRGGLVKVSATQYSTTPQRIVRVVTQTTGDYPYLITRRGNALYLDVITEETDPFAGLSYGYTSSVDLERVETYVTAEVAESGVGSTSYHTTETYTAETGYGGSSGGGTIPSGKRISMDLKDADIGNVLRMLAFETGMNIVAGPNVTGKVTVALRDVPWDEALRVILAAHGLSYRVEGSIIRVNTPEELVKMAEAEAASPVGTEIITLRYATAASLKASFESMISDRGQIQVEPRTNSLIVTDTLERRDRIRRLVEQLDARTAQVMIEAKIFDVRITTLTELGIDWEFGLRGNSVVIDTPSNAGTLTATGRTALDAATLQATLQANAADTDTNILSAPRITTLDNQEARILVGSRIPVNLLDENGNTYVELYDVGIKLSVTPHVNSVNEITLDIRPEISEMSRTPAPGLEFQVDTTEASTTLLLQNGETGVIGGLLRRKTESIEQGVPLLSSIPVLGLLFKSTSDSDEVRELLIFVTPHLVRPE